In Nostoc edaphicum CCNP1411, the sequence AAGTGTTCCTCATGACGAGGTTGCAAACTATATTAATTTAATGAGTACTTTGGTACTGCCTTCAGAAACAACTTACAAGTTTAAAACCTTAACTTCTGCTGGCTGGAAAGAACAATTTGGTCATGTGCTAATTGAAGCAATGGCTTGCCAAGTGCCTGTGATTGGTTCTGATTCTGGTGAAATTCCCCATGTAATTGGCGATGCTGGTTTAGTATTTCCCGAAGGTGATGCTCAAGCCCTTGCTAATTGCTTAGTTCAATTAATAGATAAACCATATTTTGCTCACAGTCTGGGTGAAATGGGTTATCAAAAAGCAATGATTAAATACACAAATAAAGCCTTAGCTAAACAGCAATTAGAGTTTTATCAAGAATTAGTTAATAGTCATTAGTCATTGGTCATTGGTCATTAGTGAATAACAAAACAAATTACAAATAACAAAGGACAAAGGACAAATGACAAATGACAAATAACAAAGGACAAATGACAAAAAAATGAAAATATTACAAATTGTTCCCTCAATTTCTCTGATTTACGGCGGCCCCAGTCAAATGGTACTAGGATTAGCTCCTGCGTTGGTAAAAGAGGGAGTAGAAGTTACAATTCTCACAACTGATAGTAATGGCGATAATGGTCAGATACCTCTCGATGTTCCTTTAAATCGCCCAATTAAACAAGATGGCTATGAAATAATTTATTTTCGTTGTGCGCCGTTTCGTCGCTACAAATTTTCCCTAGATTTATTAAAATGGCTAAAACGTCATGCTCATGAGTTTGACATAGCACATATTCATGCTTTATTCTCACCAATAATTAGTGCTGCTGCGATTGTGTGTCGTCAGCAAAAGCTACCTTATATTTTCCGTCCTTTGGGTACTCTCGATCCGGCTGATTTAAAGAAAAAAAAGCAATTAAAACAGCTTTATGTCGCAATTATAGAACGTCAAAACTTAGCGGGTGCGGCAGCAATTCATTTTACCAGCGATCAAGAAGCTAAAATATCAGAACGGTTTGGAGTATCTACGCCAGATTTGGTGATTCCCTTGGGTGTAATTCCCCCTCAATCTTCTTTTAAAAATATATGTAGTCAGTTAGAAATACCAAAGGATGTGCCTTTAGTGCTGTTTATGTCACGAATTGATCCGAAAAAAGGGTTAAATTTGTTGATTCCGGCGCTAGAGAAGCTGTTAGGGGTTGGTTATAAGTTTCATTTTGTCTTAGCTGGGACAAATCCCCAAGATCCAGATTACGAACAAAAGATAATATCCCAAATTCAAAATTCACCACTGCGATCGCACACTACAATTACTGGCTTTGTCACTGGTGAACTCAAAGTTAGTTTACTACAAGCTGCTGATTTATTTGTCTTGCCTTCCTACTATGAAAATTTTGGGATTGCTGTAGCTGAAGCGATGGTAGCAGGTGTACCCGTTGTGATTTCTGATCAAGTGCATATTTGTCAACAGATTCGTGATAGTGAGTCGGGTTGGGTGGGTGCAACAGATGTCCAAGCATTGGTAGAGTTACTGCAAGAAGCTTTGCAAAATCCCGCAGAACGCCAACGACGGGGATTAAACGCCCAAAAATATGCCTTGGAAAATTTTAGCTGGGATGCGATCGCAAGGCAAACAATCCAAACCTACCAGGAAATTTTGGCGAACAAATTAATTTAATAAGAAAGAATTCAGAATTCAGGAGTCAGAATTCAGGAGCGGAGCCGGAGACGCTCCGCCTCCGGTCAGAATCAAAACGCTCTCTACGAGACGCTATGCGAACGCGGACTCGCTAATGCTGCACTATCCGCCAGTCATACAGAATACCTTTCCTGTATTCTGACGACTGACTCCTGAATTCTGTTCGATAAATCTAATGCCGATTAGCTAACCTGACTTTTCACGTTATGTGGAAAAGTCCACCAAAAACCTAACCCCCTAACCCCCTTCCCGACGCGGGAAGGGGGAAATTTCAAAGTCTCTCTCCTTTTAGGAGAGAGATTTAGAGAGAGGTTTTCCAGATGCCGTGAAAAGTCAGATTAGCTAACAAGTTCCCCAATTAATTCCGCAACAGACATCATACATTCGGCACGTCCAGCATTACTCCCAGCAAAAACTAGACCGTTTTCCACATCACCACGAGCAGCTTTATCTAATGCCTGAATAATACAATAGGTTTCTTGATGATCTCGGCATTGACAAACCTCTAAGCAGTTAGCGATACAGCGCTTTTCTAAATCTGGAGAATGAGCGATCGCTTTTTCCACAAAAGTATTTTTTAATGCCCTTCCCGGCATTCCCACAGGAGAAGGTACAATTACCACATCTTCGGGACTGGCATCAAGATGAAACTCCTTGTAACGAATATCTGCATCACATTCATCGGTGGTAATGAAGCGAGTCCCCATTTGTACCCCTTTCGCCCCCAAAGCCAACATCCGATCAATATCAGCACGGTTCCAAACGCCACCTGCTGCAATCACTGGAATATCTGTACCCAGTTCCGAATGCAGATATTCCACCAATTCTGGAATTACTTGCTCCGCATTTAAGGCAACATTACCTAAATCTTGGTATTTTGCACCCAAATGTCCCCCCGCTGTATTCGGGTTCTCCACTACAAAGGCATCAGGTAAACGTCCATAATGACGTTCCCACTTCCGGCAAATCACCTTAGCAGCACGGGTACTGGAAATAATTGGCACTAGTGCCACATCTGGATAGCTCTCTGTATATTCAGGTAGATGCAATGGTAAGCCAGCACCAGAAATTACTAAATTAACACCATGTTCCACGGCTGTACGTACCAGAGTTTCATTATCTCGCGCT encodes:
- the hpsP gene encoding hormogonium polysaccharide biosynthesis glycosyltransferase HpsP produces the protein MKILQIVPSISLIYGGPSQMVLGLAPALVKEGVEVTILTTDSNGDNGQIPLDVPLNRPIKQDGYEIIYFRCAPFRRYKFSLDLLKWLKRHAHEFDIAHIHALFSPIISAAAIVCRQQKLPYIFRPLGTLDPADLKKKKQLKQLYVAIIERQNLAGAAAIHFTSDQEAKISERFGVSTPDLVIPLGVIPPQSSFKNICSQLEIPKDVPLVLFMSRIDPKKGLNLLIPALEKLLGVGYKFHFVLAGTNPQDPDYEQKIISQIQNSPLRSHTTITGFVTGELKVSLLQAADLFVLPSYYENFGIAVAEAMVAGVPVVISDQVHICQQIRDSESGWVGATDVQALVELLQEALQNPAERQRRGLNAQKYALENFSWDAIARQTIQTYQEILANKLI
- a CDS encoding NAD(P)H-dependent flavin oxidoreductase yields the protein MTTLPSLLIGKHIARYPIIQGGMGIRISGANLAGAVANAGGIGIVSAVGLGLNSPYFAIKQRKHQLFEANRLALIDELQKARQISPNGVIGINSMVVARDNETLVRTAVEHGVNLVISGAGLPLHLPEYTESYPDVALVPIISSTRAAKVICRKWERHYGRLPDAFVVENPNTAGGHLGAKYQDLGNVALNAEQVIPELVEYLHSELGTDIPVIAAGGVWNRADIDRMLALGAKGVQMGTRFITTDECDADIRYKEFHLDASPEDVVIVPSPVGMPGRALKNTFVEKAIAHSPDLEKRCIANCLEVCQCRDHQETYCIIQALDKAARGDVENGLVFAGSNAGRAECMMSVAELIGELVS